From one bacterium genomic stretch:
- the coaE gene encoding dephospho-CoA kinase (Dephospho-CoA kinase (CoaE) performs the final step in coenzyme A biosynthesis.), translating into MNKNLIVGLTGGFATGKTTVTKIFQSLGAVIIDADKIAREVVAPNSPVWQNLKEYFGAKILNKDLTLNRTRLADLAFNNETYLRKLNEITHPPIIQKIKEEIERIQNTTPNKIIIINAPLLIEANMVSLVNKIIVVTASEATQIKRGMKRDNLEIDGAKKRIFAQLPLSEKVRLTDFVIDTDCSKKRVAEKVKMVWEELNARSLTQF; encoded by the coding sequence ATGAATAAAAATCTTATTGTAGGGTTGACCGGCGGATTTGCTACCGGAAAAACTACTGTTACCAAAATATTTCAATCCCTTGGGGCAGTAATTATCGATGCCGATAAAATAGCCAGAGAGGTTGTTGCCCCAAATTCTCCAGTCTGGCAAAATCTAAAGGAATACTTTGGGGCAAAAATTCTAAATAAGGATTTAACACTTAATCGAACCAGACTCGCTGATTTGGCTTTTAACAATGAGACTTATCTACGAAAATTAAACGAAATCACTCATCCCCCTATTATCCAGAAAATAAAAGAAGAAATAGAAAGGATACAAAATACCACACCAAATAAAATAATCATTATCAATGCCCCGTTACTTATCGAGGCAAACATGGTTTCGCTGGTAAATAAGATAATAGTTGTCACGGCATCAGAGGCAACACAAATTAAGCGGGGGATGAAACGGGATAATTTAGAGATAGATGGGGCTAAAAAGAGAATTTTTGCCCAATTACCTCTTTCCGAAAAGGTTAGATTAACGGATTTTGTGATTGATACTGACTGCTCTAAAAAAAGGGTGGCAGAAAAGGTGAAAATGGTGTGGGAAGAACTAAATGCGCGGTCACTAACTCAATTTTAA
- a CDS encoding DUF3795 domain-containing protein — MKEIVANQNLVAYCGLYCGDCGAYLRDKCPACHDNQKASWCKIRSCCIENQYSSCADCKEFTNPNECKKFNNIFSKIFGLIFKSDRASCIQQIREMGIQGHAENMAQYKRQSIKRKK, encoded by the coding sequence ATGAAAGAAATTGTGGCCAATCAAAATTTGGTAGCATATTGTGGTCTTTATTGTGGTGACTGCGGGGCGTATCTTAGAGATAAATGCCCAGCTTGCCACGATAACCAAAAAGCGTCATGGTGCAAAATTAGATCATGCTGTATTGAGAATCAATACTCATCATGTGCTGACTGTAAAGAATTTACGAATCCTAATGAGTGCAAAAAGTTTAACAATATTTTTTCTAAAATCTTCGGTTTAATATTCAAATCTGACAGAGCATCATGTATTCAACAAATTCGTGAAATGGGAATACAAGGGCATGCTGAAAATATGGCTCAATATAAGCGTCAATCAATTAAAAGAAAAAAGTGA
- a CDS encoding phage integrase N-terminal SAM-like domain-containing protein produces MNLLEQVSDVMRKKHYSIRTEQTYVEWVKRFVLFHNKKHPKYMGEKEISQYLSYLATKQNVSASTQNQALNAIVFLYKHVLEIELGDFGHIERAKKPERLPVVMDKAEVNRVLSVISGTYGLMAKLIYGCGLRLMECIRLRVKDIDFARNQVIVRDGKGMKDRAVINWKFT; encoded by the coding sequence ATGAATCTTCTGGAACAAGTTAGTGATGTTATGCGGAAAAAACATTACTCAATTCGTACTGAACAAACTTATGTAGAGTGGGTAAAGCGATTTGTACTTTTTCATAACAAAAAGCATCCAAAATATATGGGAGAGAAGGAAATTTCGCAGTATCTTTCTTACCTGGCAACTAAACAGAATGTTTCTGCAAGTACACAAAATCAAGCTCTTAATGCTATTGTCTTCCTCTATAAACATGTTCTTGAAATTGAATTGGGTGACTTTGGTCATATAGAGCGAGCTAAGAAACCAGAGAGGCTACCGGTAGTGATGGATAAGGCAGAAGTAAATCGTGTTTTATCAGTAATCTCAGGTACCTATGGGTTGATGGCAAAGCTCATTTATGGTTGTGGACTACGACTTATGGAATGTATCCGTTTGCGAGTTAAGGATATTGATTTTGCCCGGAATCAAGTGATTGTGCGAGATGGAAAAGGGATGAAGGATAGAGCGGTTATTAACTGGAAGTTTACATAG
- the galT gene encoding galactose-1-phosphate uridylyltransferase, which translates to MPELRKDPVIGRWVIIATERAQRPSDFHVPEGEFTINSGRCPFCEGNEALTPPEILCLRERGTAPNTPGWWVRTIPNKFPALRIEGELNRQGEGIYDMMNGVGAHEIVIETPNHHKSLEDLETDYVEKVLLSYRERMIDLKKDARFKYILVFRNHRSSAGASLDHPHSQLIATPIVPKRVKEELRGALSYYNFKDRCVFCDIVHQEIRDNVRLVMENEHFITFSPYASRFPYEICILPKVHCASYETINKEQIPALAQILKFSLLKLKKLLNDPPYNYIIHTTPFSLPGNLKDYHWHIEVIPRITHVAGFEWGTGFYINTVIPEDAAKNLREIKE; encoded by the coding sequence ATGCCAGAGTTAAGAAAAGACCCGGTTATTGGTAGATGGGTAATAATTGCGACGGAGCGCGCACAACGACCATCTGATTTTCATGTCCCAGAAGGAGAGTTCACAATAAATAGTGGAAGATGTCCATTTTGTGAAGGAAATGAGGCACTAACTCCACCGGAAATACTTTGTCTGCGTGAACGAGGCACTGCACCAAATACACCAGGTTGGTGGGTGAGAACTATTCCGAATAAATTCCCTGCATTACGCATAGAAGGAGAGTTAAATAGGCAGGGTGAGGGAATATATGATATGATGAATGGCGTAGGGGCACATGAGATAGTAATTGAAACACCAAACCATCATAAAAGTTTAGAGGACTTAGAAACTGATTATGTTGAAAAGGTGCTTTTGAGTTATCGGGAGAGAATGATTGATTTGAAAAAGGATGCTCGATTTAAATATATACTCGTCTTTAGAAATCATCGCAGTAGTGCTGGGGCAAGCTTAGACCATCCCCATTCTCAATTAATTGCCACACCCATTGTTCCAAAACGCGTGAAGGAAGAACTTAGAGGTGCTTTAAGCTATTATAATTTCAAGGATAGGTGTGTTTTTTGTGACATTGTTCATCAGGAAATAAGAGATAATGTGCGATTGGTAATGGAGAACGAACATTTCATTACCTTTTCTCCCTATGCCTCCAGATTTCCGTATGAAATTTGTATCCTTCCTAAGGTCCATTGTGCGTCTTATGAAACTATTAATAAAGAACAAATCCCAGCATTAGCCCAGATTCTAAAATTCTCCTTGCTAAAATTAAAGAAATTATTGAACGACCCTCCATATAATTATATAATTCATACAACACCTTTTTCCCTTCCAGGTAATTTAAAAGATTATCACTGGCACATTGAGGTTATTCCCAGAATTACCCATGTGGCTGGATTTGAGTGGGGCACAGGATTTTATATCAATACCGTTATCCCTGAAGACGCCGCAAAGAATCTAAGGGAAATAAAAGAATGA
- a CDS encoding HEPN domain-containing protein, with protein MREDSSQLWEEALVRLKVGEEKIKLATTMWKMGNYAEAMMKVHHAVYHSARAILYAKQIEPDTDSQPIEEFGLNFLQSGIIDKKDVKPYLTFKKLHDDGRIFNSDKEKALHMLNDAQQFIKGVQKYIKKEIKRRKQCQS; from the coding sequence ATGAGAGAGGATTCTTCACAATTATGGGAAGAAGCTCTGGTCAGATTAAAAGTAGGTGAAGAAAAGATAAAATTAGCCACAACGATGTGGAAAATGGGGAATTATGCGGAGGCAATGATGAAGGTGCATCATGCGGTCTATCATAGTGCCAGAGCCATACTCTACGCTAAACAAATAGAACCGGATACTGATTCACAGCCAATTGAAGAATTTGGGTTAAATTTCTTGCAATCAGGGATTATTGATAAAAAAGATGTTAAACCATATCTTACTTTTAAAAAGTTACATGATGATGGAAGGATTTTTAACTCAGATAAAGAAAAGGCACTGCATATGTTAAATGATGCCCAACAATTTATCAAGGGTGTTCAAAAATATATTAAAAAGGAAATAAAAAGGAGGAAACAATGCCAGAGTTAA
- a CDS encoding NAD(+)/NADH kinase, with protein MINTIALFINPNRKEAPNVLEELRLWLSQEGKYNLLMEKTIARRLNQKDLGVSDATLKTADLVIALGGDGTMLHAVKVMGEKEIPIVGVNFGGLGFLTEITQQELYSSLKDVLKGKFTIEERMLLLAKVKKLSYQALNDVVITKGTLARVISLKVLIDTEYLTTYQGDGIIVATPTGSTAYSLSAGGPIVIPEMKTIIITPICPHTLSVRPMVIPHLSKITIVVESDEEEIMLTIDGQQGVKLNPQDEIEITSAKQIIKLVKPKKRSFYEVLQTKLKWEGRIRK; from the coding sequence ATGATAAACACAATTGCCCTTTTTATTAACCCAAATCGAAAAGAGGCTCCAAATGTCCTTGAAGAATTAAGGTTGTGGCTGTCGCAAGAAGGTAAATATAATTTACTTATGGAAAAAACGATTGCCCGGCGATTAAACCAGAAAGATTTAGGAGTCTCAGATGCAACCTTAAAAACTGCAGACCTGGTTATTGCCTTAGGTGGCGATGGCACAATGCTCCATGCAGTTAAGGTTATGGGTGAAAAAGAAATCCCGATTGTTGGGGTAAACTTTGGCGGATTGGGATTTCTTACAGAAATTACACAACAAGAATTATATTCCTCGCTTAAAGATGTCCTGAAAGGTAAATTCACCATTGAAGAACGAATGCTGTTATTGGCTAAAGTTAAAAAATTATCTTATCAGGCATTAAATGATGTCGTGATTACCAAAGGGACTTTAGCCCGGGTTATTTCCTTAAAGGTTCTGATTGATACAGAATATCTGACAACATATCAAGGGGATGGGATAATTGTGGCAACACCAACAGGTTCTACCGCCTATTCATTATCTGCGGGCGGTCCTATTGTTATCCCTGAAATGAAGACAATTATCATTACACCTATCTGTCCCCATACCTTATCGGTTCGACCAATGGTCATACCTCATCTTTCTAAAATCACTATTGTTGTAGAATCAGATGAGGAAGAGATTATGCTGACTATTGATGGACAACAAGGAGTGAAACTTAATCCGCAAGATGAGATTGAGATAACATCTGCCAAACAGATAATAAAATTGGTTAAGCCAAAAAAGAGAAGTTTTTATGAAGTGTTGCAGACTAAATTAAAATGGGAAGGAAGGATTAGAAAGTGA